In the Peptoclostridium acidaminophilum DSM 3953 genome, one interval contains:
- a CDS encoding UDP-N-acetylmuramoyl-tripeptide--D-alanyl-D-alanine ligase, translated as MEGVTFNEAALWCKGTIAAGDSQSALGRISIDTRKIEPGDTYVAIVGERLDGHDFIESAFEKGVRKFVVEPGRVDDKSYYAGSTVLEVEDTTKALGDIARGYRDRFDIPYIGVTGSCGKTSTRNMVWSVLSQKLSTHKNSGNFNNHIGLPLTMFELGSSHQAAVLEMGMSGFGEIEYLASIVRPRIAVITNIGYSHIENLGSKENILKAKLEITSYFDETCTLIVNGDDEQLRTLRPGSYKMIKFGFEPGNDIVCTEVRDQGGMLEFSVNWGAHDEKFSIPSKGMHNVYNAMAAMAVGIECGLGFDEIRRGLLQFENEKMRLDIVEKSFIIINDAYNANPDSMKAAIDFLAGYEEKRKIAVLADMLEMGEFSREGHEIVGEYAAGRVDILVSVGGAAAYISSRARECGLENVVHFEDRQGAMEYLDELVRPGDVVLVKGSRSMKMEEIANHLQEGSSK; from the coding sequence ATGGAAGGTGTAACCTTTAACGAGGCGGCCTTATGGTGCAAAGGGACTATTGCGGCGGGGGATTCGCAGTCCGCCCTGGGCAGGATTTCAATAGATACCAGAAAGATTGAGCCGGGCGACACGTATGTTGCCATAGTTGGAGAGAGGCTTGACGGACATGATTTCATAGAGTCGGCATTCGAGAAGGGTGTGAGAAAGTTCGTTGTTGAACCGGGAAGAGTTGACGACAAGTCTTACTATGCAGGCAGCACAGTGCTTGAGGTGGAGGATACTACAAAGGCCCTTGGAGATATTGCAAGAGGCTACAGGGACAGGTTCGACATACCGTATATAGGAGTGACTGGCAGCTGCGGCAAGACATCCACAAGGAACATGGTGTGGAGCGTGCTTTCGCAAAAGCTCTCTACCCACAAAAACAGCGGCAATTTCAACAACCACATAGGTCTGCCGCTGACGATGTTCGAGCTTGGCTCAAGCCATCAGGCAGCAGTTCTCGAAATGGGTATGTCCGGCTTCGGTGAAATTGAATATCTGGCCTCGATAGTCAGGCCAAGGATTGCAGTCATAACAAATATAGGCTACTCGCACATTGAAAACCTAGGCTCGAAAGAAAACATATTGAAGGCGAAGCTTGAGATAACTTCGTATTTCGACGAGACGTGCACGCTCATTGTAAACGGTGACGACGAGCAGTTAAGGACGCTGCGGCCGGGCAGCTACAAAATGATAAAATTCGGTTTTGAGCCGGGCAATGACATTGTATGCACGGAAGTTAGAGATCAGGGCGGCATGCTGGAATTTTCCGTGAATTGGGGAGCTCATGATGAGAAATTCTCAATACCTTCCAAGGGCATGCACAACGTATACAATGCCATGGCTGCTATGGCAGTCGGCATCGAGTGCGGTCTTGGCTTTGACGAGATAAGACGCGGCCTTTTGCAGTTTGAGAACGAAAAAATGAGATTGGATATAGTGGAGAAAAGCTTTATAATAATTAATGACGCATACAATGCAAATCCTGATTCCATGAAGGCGGCAATAGACTTTCTGGCCGGTTACGAGGAGAAAAGAAAAATTGCCGTGCTTGCCGACATGCTCGAGATGGGTGAGTTTTCAAGGGAAGGCCATGAGATAGTGGGTGAATATGCCGCAGGCAGGGTTGATATACTTGTAAGCGTAGGCGGTGCGGCTGCGTATATTTCGAGCAGGGCCAGGGAATGCGGCCTTGAAAATGTAGTACATTTTGAAGACAGGCAGGGCGCTATGGAATACCTGGACGAGCTTGTCAGGCCGGGAGATGTGGTGCTTGTCAAGGGATCAAGAAGTATGAAGATGGAGGAGATAGCAAATCATCTCCAGGAAGGGAGCAGTAAATAA
- the mraY gene encoding phospho-N-acetylmuramoyl-pentapeptide-transferase, which translates to MVGFQKLMLVALAALAVTIITGPMFIPMLRRLKFGQTVRDDGPQSHLAKNGTPTMGGIIMVAGIMVASLLSGELDTNMVMALVSIVGFGLIGFIDDYIKVVLKRSLGLRAYQKLIGQFALALVMVFYQYSVADTGSSIFVPFMDGYRLDLGIFYIPFTVLVIVATVNSVNLTDGLDGLASGVTLVISVFFTAVASLLGYTSVAIVCAAVFGACLGFLRFNAYPAKVFMGDTGSMALGGAVAAAAVLMNISLIIPIAGGIYFAESLSVIIQVVGYKLTGKRVFRMSPIHHHFELVGWHETKVVSVFWIASLVLGILAFLAFI; encoded by the coding sequence ATGGTTGGTTTTCAAAAGCTTATGCTCGTGGCGCTGGCAGCGCTGGCAGTCACAATCATAACAGGACCCATGTTCATTCCGATGCTCAGAAGGCTCAAGTTCGGGCAGACGGTAAGGGACGATGGACCTCAGAGCCATCTTGCAAAGAATGGCACGCCTACCATGGGCGGAATAATAATGGTGGCAGGAATAATGGTCGCATCTTTGCTTTCCGGCGAGCTTGACACCAACATGGTTATGGCTCTTGTTTCAATAGTAGGTTTCGGACTCATAGGATTCATAGATGATTATATAAAGGTGGTTCTTAAGAGGTCGCTTGGATTAAGGGCTTATCAGAAGCTAATAGGCCAGTTTGCGCTGGCGCTTGTAATGGTATTCTACCAGTATAGCGTTGCGGATACGGGAAGCAGCATATTCGTGCCGTTTATGGACGGTTACAGGCTGGATCTGGGGATTTTCTACATCCCATTCACGGTGCTTGTAATAGTGGCTACTGTCAACAGCGTCAATCTGACAGACGGGCTTGACGGATTGGCCTCAGGTGTTACGCTTGTAATTTCAGTCTTCTTCACGGCGGTGGCCTCGCTGCTTGGCTATACATCTGTTGCGATAGTATGCGCTGCCGTATTTGGCGCGTGTCTTGGTTTCCTCAGATTCAACGCGTATCCTGCGAAGGTGTTCATGGGAGACACGGGTTCTATGGCGCTTGGCGGAGCGGTGGCGGCAGCCGCGGTGCTCATGAACATATCGCTTATAATACCAATTGCCGGCGGGATATATTTTGCGGAGTCTCTTTCTGTGATAATACAGGTTGTAGGTTACAAGCTCACGGGCAAGAGGGTGTTTCGCATGAGCCCTATTCACCACCATTTCGAGCTTGTGGGATGGCATGAGACGAAGGTGGTAAGCGTATTTTGGATTGCAAGCCTTGTGCTTGGCATATTAGCATTCTTGGCTTTTATATAG
- the murD gene encoding UDP-N-acetylmuramoyl-L-alanine--D-glutamate ligase, whose product MDLHGKKVLLVGLAKTGIATIKFLHSKGALLTVNDIKGEEELKEVLSELEGLGIEYILGSHPQNIEGYELVVVSPGVPLDIPFIAKFKEKKVEVISEIELSYRYSKAPFVGITGTNGKTTTTSLVGEIFKLSSHNTFVVGNIGTPVVDVVDKADENSVLVTELSSFQLESIESFKPRVSAILNITPDHLNRHKTMENYIAAKARIFENQDENDYTVLNYDCEQTRSLAGLCKSNVVFFSRKERLESGVFVDGGRIVVKAAEGATSLMDTAELKIPGPHNLENALAAVAIAVSMQLPFEIIASALRSFEGVEHRLEFVRSLNGIDFINDSKGTNPDASIKAIQSFERPLILIAGGMDKGGDFDDFVAEFGGKVKGLVLLGETAQKLEDTAVRFGFKANYRVENMEQAVQKAFALAAQGDIVLLSPACASWDMYPSYEVRGRDFKENVMQL is encoded by the coding sequence ATGGATTTACATGGCAAAAAAGTGCTTCTTGTGGGACTGGCAAAGACGGGAATAGCTACTATTAAGTTCCTTCACTCAAAGGGAGCTCTGCTTACGGTAAACGACATAAAGGGCGAGGAAGAACTCAAGGAAGTTCTAAGCGAACTTGAAGGGCTTGGAATAGAGTATATACTGGGATCGCATCCCCAGAATATAGAGGGCTACGAGCTTGTAGTCGTGTCTCCAGGTGTGCCTCTTGACATTCCCTTCATAGCGAAGTTCAAGGAGAAAAAAGTCGAGGTTATAAGCGAGATAGAGCTCTCTTACAGATACTCCAAAGCTCCGTTTGTTGGGATAACGGGCACAAACGGCAAGACGACCACAACAAGCCTTGTGGGCGAGATATTCAAGCTTTCCAGCCACAATACATTTGTAGTGGGCAACATAGGTACTCCGGTTGTAGACGTTGTAGACAAGGCTGACGAGAACTCGGTGCTTGTGACGGAGCTCAGCAGCTTCCAGCTTGAATCCATAGAGAGCTTCAAGCCGAGAGTAAGCGCCATACTCAACATAACTCCGGACCACCTCAACAGGCACAAGACTATGGAAAACTACATAGCAGCCAAGGCCAGGATATTCGAGAACCAGGACGAGAACGACTACACTGTGCTAAATTACGACTGCGAACAGACGAGAAGCCTTGCAGGGCTTTGCAAATCGAATGTCGTATTCTTCAGCAGGAAGGAGAGGCTTGAGAGCGGAGTGTTCGTCGACGGCGGCAGGATAGTTGTTAAGGCAGCGGAAGGCGCCACAAGCCTTATGGACACAGCAGAACTGAAAATACCAGGACCTCACAATCTTGAAAATGCACTGGCTGCCGTGGCAATAGCCGTATCGATGCAGCTGCCTTTTGAAATAATAGCATCAGCGCTAAGAAGTTTTGAAGGCGTAGAGCACAGGCTTGAGTTTGTCAGAAGTTTAAACGGAATAGATTTCATAAACGATTCGAAGGGTACGAATCCCGATGCCTCTATTAAGGCAATACAGTCGTTTGAAAGGCCACTGATTCTAATTGCAGGCGGCATGGACAAAGGCGGAGATTTCGATGATTTTGTGGCCGAGTTTGGCGGCAAGGTCAAGGGACTAGTGCTGCTCGGCGAAACCGCACAGAAGCTCGAGGATACTGCCGTTAGATTTGGATTCAAGGCGAATTACAGGGTGGAAAACATGGAGCAGGCTGTTCAAAAGGCATTCGCTCTGGCGGCGCAAGGCGACATAGTGCTGCTCTCACCTGCGTGCGCCAGCTGGGACATGTACCCGAGCTACGAGGTGAGGGGAAGAGACTTCAAGGAGAACGTAATGCAGCTTTAG
- the ftsW gene encoding putative lipid II flippase FtsW translates to MNRTRKQVKETRKPAKMKGFDQYIFFATLLLVAVGIVMVFSASYVNASQRYGDPYHFLKKNVFFAVMGTITMVFMSFLSYKRVEKLRWVVAGTAAVLLVIVLTPLGTSLNGAQRWISIGGMTIMPSEIAKFASIILIAKYIKPKLIQKSLSGAITPLAIAGFFFGMILLQPNLSTAGSIAITAVCMLFAAGMQVRYVIGAVLSAIPAGGLLAFASPYRWKRVTSFLDPFKDELGNGYQVIQSLYALGTGGLFGLGLGRSNEKFLYIPEPQNDFIFAIIGEELGYIGCIMLLMVYVFLIYRCIKVAMNAPDFFSCMLVTGIASQIGVQVLLNVAVVTSSMPPTGIPLPFISYGGTSLVILMAAVGIVLNVSRYSRANEAKARQDKQERIGAE, encoded by the coding sequence ATGAACAGGACAAGAAAGCAGGTCAAGGAAACTCGCAAGCCGGCCAAGATGAAGGGCTTCGACCAGTATATATTTTTCGCGACGCTATTGCTGGTGGCAGTCGGCATTGTAATGGTGTTTAGCGCGAGCTACGTAAATGCATCGCAAAGATACGGCGATCCGTATCATTTTTTAAAAAAGAATGTTTTCTTTGCTGTGATGGGAACGATTACCATGGTATTCATGTCCTTTTTGAGCTACAAGAGAGTTGAGAAGCTGCGCTGGGTGGTTGCCGGCACAGCGGCAGTATTGCTTGTGATAGTCCTTACCCCCCTTGGAACCAGCCTGAACGGTGCGCAAAGGTGGATTTCCATAGGAGGCATGACCATAATGCCCTCTGAGATTGCTAAATTCGCATCAATAATACTAATAGCAAAGTATATAAAGCCAAAGCTTATACAAAAATCGCTGAGCGGCGCTATAACGCCGCTTGCTATAGCCGGCTTTTTTTTCGGAATGATATTGCTCCAGCCAAACCTTTCGACTGCAGGCAGTATAGCAATCACTGCAGTATGCATGCTGTTTGCAGCAGGCATGCAGGTAAGGTATGTGATCGGGGCTGTTCTTTCGGCCATTCCGGCAGGGGGCCTGCTTGCTTTTGCAAGCCCATACAGGTGGAAGAGGGTCACGTCTTTCCTCGATCCCTTCAAGGACGAGCTGGGGAACGGCTATCAGGTTATACAATCGCTTTACGCTCTGGGTACCGGCGGGCTTTTCGGGCTTGGGCTTGGACGGAGCAATGAAAAGTTCCTGTACATACCAGAGCCTCAAAACGACTTCATATTCGCAATAATAGGCGAAGAGCTGGGCTACATTGGCTGCATCATGCTGCTCATGGTCTACGTATTTCTCATTTACCGCTGTATAAAGGTGGCAATGAACGCACCTGACTTTTTCTCGTGCATGCTGGTTACGGGAATAGCATCCCAGATCGGAGTACAGGTGCTGCTCAATGTTGCTGTTGTAACCTCGTCAATGCCTCCGACGGGAATACCGCTGCCGTTTATAAGCTACGGCGGAACATCTCTTGTGATACTAATGGCGGCAGTGGGCATAGTGCTTAACGTATCAAGGTATTCAAGGGCAAATGAAGCAAAAGCCAGGCAGGACAAGCAAGAAAGGATAGGAGCTGAATAG
- the murG gene encoding undecaprenyldiphospho-muramoylpentapeptide beta-N-acetylglucosaminyltransferase, whose amino-acid sequence MKAVISGGGTGGHIYPALSIAEKIMENEKESSILYIGTREGLESRIVPEKGYEFKTVQVRGFQRKLSLENAKRIALFMKGLAQSLAIIKKNKPDVVIGTGGYVCGPVVLAGALLGIPTLIHEQNAFPGITNKFLSRFADRVLISFDDSRRFFTKSKSVVLTGNPVRGEITSANMNSAREKLGIPEGKKMVLSVGGSGGSGTINDAMKGVLPALAAEDFAFIHATGRQHYEGFLKELGDIELKSHQVITDYIDNMADVLAASDLVICSAGAITISEVTCLGKPSIVIPKAYTAENHQEYNARSVKNSGAGEMILEKDLNSGTLLEAVFRILRDEQLHKSMSQKSLGISNPHAADTIYEQIKSLMAEKKGIKNK is encoded by the coding sequence ATGAAGGCAGTCATTTCAGGAGGGGGAACGGGAGGACACATATATCCCGCACTTTCAATAGCAGAAAAGATCATGGAAAACGAAAAAGAGAGCAGCATTTTATATATAGGAACCAGGGAAGGTCTTGAAAGCAGAATAGTGCCCGAGAAGGGATACGAGTTCAAGACGGTTCAGGTCAGAGGGTTCCAAAGAAAGCTCTCGCTTGAAAACGCAAAGCGCATAGCCTTGTTCATGAAGGGGCTTGCACAGTCGCTCGCCATAATAAAGAAAAACAAACCGGATGTAGTAATAGGAACGGGCGGATACGTATGCGGCCCAGTAGTGCTTGCCGGAGCTCTGCTTGGCATACCTACGCTCATACACGAGCAGAACGCATTCCCTGGAATAACAAACAAATTCCTCTCGAGGTTCGCAGACAGGGTACTAATAAGCTTTGACGACTCGAGAAGATTTTTTACAAAGAGCAAGAGCGTGGTGCTGACGGGCAATCCTGTAAGAGGGGAGATAACCAGCGCCAATATGAACTCAGCCAGAGAAAAGCTGGGCATACCGGAAGGCAAGAAGATGGTGCTTTCTGTGGGCGGCAGCGGCGGCTCGGGGACAATAAACGATGCAATGAAGGGCGTGCTGCCGGCTCTCGCAGCTGAGGATTTTGCATTTATACACGCCACAGGCAGGCAGCACTACGAGGGCTTCCTGAAAGAGCTGGGCGATATCGAGCTCAAAAGCCACCAGGTCATCACGGACTATATAGACAACATGGCTGATGTGCTTGCTGCAAGCGATCTGGTAATATGCAGCGCAGGTGCAATAACAATATCTGAGGTGACCTGCCTTGGAAAGCCGTCGATAGTAATACCCAAGGCTTACACGGCTGAAAACCACCAGGAATACAACGCAAGGAGCGTCAAAAATTCAGGGGCCGGCGAGATGATACTCGAGAAGGATTTGAATTCGGGCACACTGCTTGAGGCTGTATTCAGGATACTAAGGGACGAACAGCTTCACAAGAGCATGAGCCAAAAAAGCCTGGGGATTTCAAATCCGCATGCAGCTGATACAATATACGAGCAAATTAAAAGCTTAATGGCTGAAAAAAAGGGTATAAAAAACAAATAG
- a CDS encoding cell division protein FtsQ/DivIB — MRRNIIMTSLVILVVAASSFYAAIMFGYFNVKDIEINGIIKLNKSELLKAANISKGGNIFLYDVSEIEKALLLNPYVKNASVKREFPDKLSVDIMERMELFCIPYMGSYVIIDEEGNVLRVENDINNLDRPILSGIEMENFKIGNKIKLGKKDVMPKLLELLNACSGSNILENISEIGIDKKGGIRLYTMTGVVVLLGDVQKLDYKIPLLKAILIDLYKKNINYGAIDMRYNGYPVYKQTLEGE, encoded by the coding sequence TTGAGAAGAAATATAATCATGACATCGCTTGTAATACTTGTGGTTGCGGCCTCATCGTTTTATGCCGCAATAATGTTTGGGTATTTCAACGTAAAGGACATCGAGATAAACGGAATTATAAAGCTAAATAAGAGCGAGCTGTTAAAAGCCGCAAATATAAGCAAAGGCGGCAACATTTTCCTGTATGATGTCTCGGAAATCGAAAAGGCGCTTTTGCTGAATCCGTATGTGAAAAATGCCAGTGTGAAGCGGGAATTTCCCGACAAGCTGAGCGTTGATATAATGGAAAGAATGGAATTATTTTGTATACCGTATATGGGCTCATATGTTATTATAGACGAAGAGGGCAACGTGCTCAGAGTGGAAAATGATATTAACAATCTTGACAGGCCTATACTCTCCGGAATTGAAATGGAAAATTTCAAGATAGGCAACAAGATAAAGCTCGGCAAAAAAGACGTGATGCCAAAGCTGCTCGAGTTGCTGAATGCGTGCTCGGGAAGCAATATACTCGAGAATATATCTGAAATAGGAATAGATAAAAAAGGCGGCATACGCCTTTATACCATGACGGGAGTAGTAGTGCTGCTTGGAGATGTGCAAAAGCTCGACTACAAGATTCCTCTCCTGAAAGCAATACTAATAGACCTTTACAAGAAGAATATAAACTACGGCGCTATCGATATGAGATATAACGGTTATCCTGTGTACAAACAAACCCTGGAGGGTGAATGA
- a CDS encoding DUF881 domain-containing protein yields the protein MKNGKIAILILSLVLGIVMTIQFKTSKISTGGVVSSQKARQLSAELKSLKDKRENLQEELGILESKIKAYEESQASSSTVTKNLKEDIQRYEILAGYTDVMGPGVEITIASSQPGQDEQMLTYNYEMLLSLINKLNAAGAEAIAVNDERIVASTEIHLSADAGDKIVINDKPVKAPYYIKAIGNSDTLEAALNMRYGIVWEIRQYTGLKVDVKKADVLEILRYGNKIEFNYAQPVS from the coding sequence TTGAAAAATGGTAAGATCGCAATACTGATTCTGAGCCTTGTGCTTGGGATTGTGATGACAATACAGTTCAAAACTTCCAAGATTTCAACTGGCGGAGTTGTATCCTCTCAAAAGGCCAGGCAGCTTTCCGCTGAGCTCAAAAGCCTCAAGGACAAGCGCGAAAACCTCCAAGAGGAGCTGGGCATACTCGAAAGCAAGATAAAGGCTTACGAGGAGTCGCAGGCCAGCAGCAGCACTGTTACAAAGAATCTCAAGGAAGACATACAAAGATATGAAATACTCGCAGGGTATACGGATGTTATGGGCCCCGGGGTCGAGATTACAATAGCCTCGTCGCAGCCGGGCCAGGATGAACAGATGTTAACCTACAATTACGAGATGCTGCTCTCGCTTATAAACAAGCTTAATGCTGCGGGAGCTGAAGCCATAGCTGTAAACGACGAAAGAATAGTAGCCAGCACGGAGATACATCTTTCCGCTGATGCCGGAGACAAAATAGTAATAAACGACAAGCCTGTAAAGGCTCCTTACTATATCAAGGCCATAGGCAATTCAGATACTCTTGAGGCTGCGCTCAATATGAGATACGGCATAGTATGGGAGATAAGGCAGTATACGGGGCTCAAGGTAGACGTCAAAAAAGCCGATGTGCTTGAAATTTTAAGGTACGGCAACAAAATAGAGTTCAATTATGCGCAACCTGTGAGCTAG
- a CDS encoding DUF881 domain-containing protein has product MKKVNMETILLVAVMFVFGISISIQIKSSDPNNLFVTLSSIKELGYQIDSAEIEVKKLEELVLEKKKDIVKYEGAMSSNGKAIESLIQEEHDKLKLIAGMQDVKGPGIIVSLKDGERELEDGEDPNDILVHDRDVLEIVNDLKVAGAEAISINGERVISTSEIKCAGPTITINSSTYGQPFVINAIGEPAHLEAAMRAPDSYAYILKEVWGLDVKIAAADEINIAKYSGELNFRYVKEGE; this is encoded by the coding sequence ATGAAAAAGGTGAATATGGAAACCATACTGCTTGTTGCAGTGATGTTTGTATTCGGCATATCGATATCAATACAAATAAAAAGTTCCGATCCAAACAATCTGTTTGTTACCCTCAGCAGTATAAAGGAGCTTGGGTATCAGATAGACTCGGCGGAAATTGAAGTTAAGAAGCTCGAAGAGCTTGTGCTCGAGAAGAAAAAGGACATAGTCAAGTATGAAGGCGCAATGAGCAGCAATGGCAAGGCAATTGAAAGTCTGATACAGGAAGAACACGACAAGCTTAAGCTCATAGCGGGCATGCAGGATGTAAAGGGACCGGGCATTATAGTGAGTCTAAAGGACGGCGAACGCGAGCTTGAGGACGGCGAGGATCCAAATGACATACTAGTGCATGACCGGGACGTGCTTGAGATAGTCAACGACCTGAAAGTCGCGGGAGCCGAGGCCATATCAATAAATGGCGAGAGGGTGATTAGCACTTCCGAAATAAAATGCGCAGGCCCTACCATAACTATAAACAGCTCGACATATGGCCAGCCGTTTGTAATAAATGCCATAGGAGAGCCGGCGCATCTTGAAGCCGCAATGCGTGCGCCCGATTCATACGCATATATACTCAAGGAAGTGTGGGGGTTGGACGTTAAAATAGCTGCGGCTGATGAAATTAATATCGCGAAATACAGCGGCGAACTGAACTTTAGATATGTAAAAGAAGGTGAATAA
- a CDS encoding small basic family protein — MIAAIIGLVLGMLIGFYIPFTYPDSYTLYISVGILASLDSVFGAIRASLEGKYNNSIFITGFFTNALLAGFLAYLGDKLGVPLYYAPIIVFGGRLFDNFAVIRRVLLGKMMDKKKTT; from the coding sequence TTGATTGCAGCAATAATCGGTTTGGTGCTGGGAATGCTTATAGGTTTTTATATTCCATTTACCTATCCGGACAGCTATACACTGTATATATCAGTAGGAATACTGGCATCGCTCGACTCGGTCTTCGGAGCCATAAGGGCGAGTCTAGAGGGGAAATATAATAACTCAATTTTTATTACAGGATTTTTTACAAATGCATTGCTTGCAGGATTCCTGGCTTATCTGGGGGACAAGCTGGGAGTTCCGCTATACTATGCACCGATAATAGTGTTTGGTGGAAGGCTTTTCGACAATTTTGCTGTCATAAGACGAGTACTTCTTGGTAAAATGATGGACAAAAAAAAGACAACTTAG
- the ftsZ gene encoding cell division protein FtsZ: MIQFDMGMDEFARIKVIGVGGGGNNAVNRMIEGNVKGIEFIAINTDKQALLTSKAEQKIQIGEKLTRGLGAGADPDIGRKAAEESREDIQNCLEGADMVFVTAGMGGGTGTGAAPIVAGIAKEMGILTVGVVTRPFTFEGKRRLNHALGGIDTLKASVDTLITIPNDRLLQIAEKRTSMLEAFRIADDVLRQGVQGISDLIAVPGLVNLDFADVKTIMKDQGLAHMGIGRANGEDRAVEAAKQAIQSPLLETSIKGAKGVLLNITGGPDLGLHDVNEAASLVQESADEDANIIFGAVIDESLKDEIKITVIATGFEIKEKENSIKAEEQELEASTSEIEELADTEEGSFSIPTFLRRRR; this comes from the coding sequence ATGATTCAATTTGATATGGGGATGGATGAATTCGCCAGAATAAAGGTCATTGGAGTTGGCGGCGGTGGAAACAATGCAGTAAACAGGATGATAGAGGGCAACGTGAAGGGGATTGAATTTATAGCAATAAATACAGACAAGCAGGCGTTGCTTACCTCCAAGGCCGAGCAAAAGATACAAATCGGCGAGAAGCTCACAAGAGGACTCGGTGCCGGTGCAGATCCAGATATCGGGAGAAAGGCAGCCGAAGAGAGCAGAGAAGACATCCAAAATTGCCTTGAGGGCGCTGATATGGTTTTTGTCACAGCTGGAATGGGCGGCGGAACAGGAACAGGTGCAGCACCTATAGTGGCAGGCATAGCAAAAGAAATGGGAATCCTTACTGTTGGTGTTGTAACGAGGCCTTTCACTTTTGAAGGCAAAAGAAGACTCAATCATGCGCTTGGCGGAATTGACACGCTTAAGGCGAGTGTAGACACGCTTATAACAATTCCAAATGACAGGCTGCTTCAGATTGCTGAAAAAAGGACTTCCATGCTGGAAGCGTTCAGAATAGCAGACGACGTACTAAGACAGGGTGTTCAGGGCATATCAGATCTTATAGCTGTTCCTGGACTAGTAAACCTCGACTTTGCGGATGTTAAGACCATAATGAAGGACCAGGGTCTTGCTCACATGGGCATTGGAAGGGCCAACGGCGAGGACAGGGCTGTAGAGGCCGCAAAACAGGCTATACAAAGCCCGCTGCTTGAGACTTCAATAAAAGGCGCCAAGGGAGTGCTTCTTAACATCACAGGAGGTCCGGACCTTGGACTCCATGATGTGAACGAGGCGGCCTCTTTGGTACAGGAATCGGCTGATGAGGATGCAAACATAATATTCGGAGCAGTAATAGATGAAAGCCTAAAAGACGAGATAAAAATAACTGTAATTGCCACAGGCTTTGAAATAAAAGAAAAAGAAAATTCTATCAAGGCTGAGGAGCAGGAGCTGGAGGCTTCAACAAGCGAGATCGAAGAGCTTGCTGATACGGAAGAAGGAAGCTTCAGCATACCTACTTTTCTAAGAAGAAGAAGATAA
- the nrdR gene encoding transcriptional regulator NrdR has translation MKCPYCGFMQSKVIDSRPTDEGCSIRRRRECESCKKRFTTYEKIEDVTIMVIKKDGTRELFDRDKIIKGILRACEKRPVALADVERAVADIESSISSSGASEVISTRIGELVMEKLKELDEIAYVRFASVYRQFKDVNSFLEELEKILGEKR, from the coding sequence ATGAAGTGCCCTTATTGCGGCTTTATGCAATCGAAGGTCATAGATTCAAGGCCAACGGATGAAGGCTGCTCCATCAGGAGAAGAAGAGAATGTGAAAGCTGTAAAAAACGCTTTACGACATATGAGAAGATAGAGGATGTCACCATAATGGTGATAAAAAAGGACGGAACAAGAGAGCTCTTTGACAGGGACAAGATTATAAAGGGCATACTGCGCGCATGCGAAAAAAGGCCTGTGGCGCTTGCCGACGTCGAAAGAGCGGTTGCAGACATAGAAAGCTCAATAAGTTCAAGCGGTGCCAGCGAGGTTATCAGCACCCGGATAGGAGAGCTCGTAATGGAAAAGCTCAAGGAACTGGATGAAATTGCTTATGTTAGATTTGCATCGGTATACAGGCAGTTCAAGGATGTAAATTCATTTCTTGAGGAGCTTGAAAAAATTCTGGGCGAAAAGAGGTGA